The Paenibacillus amylolyticus genome contains the following window.
TCTGTCACGCATAGCTTTATCCTATTTTGAATTACGAAAGGAAGTTATCTAATGAAACCATCACGTTCCCGTTCCGAACTTTTATATGCAGAAGCACTTGAACATATTGTAGGAGGTGTTAACAGCCCTTCACGCTCATTCAAAGCCGTTGGTGGCGGTGCACCTGTATTTATGAAAAAAGCCCAGGGCGCCCACTTCTGGGATGTCGATGACAACCGTTATATTGATTATCTGGCCGCTTACGGTCCGATTGTTACAGGACATGCCCATCCTCATATTACGCAGGCCATTACGGAAGCAGCAGCCAATGGCGTACTGTACGGTACCCCAACAGAGCTTGAGATCAAACTTGCCAAAATGTTGAAGGAAGCTATTCCTTCCATGGATAAAGTGCGTTTTGTGAACTCCGGTACAGAGGCGGTCATGACCACGATTCGGGTCGCTCGTGCCTACACCAAACGCAACAAGATCGTAAAATTCGCCGGATGTTACCACGGTCACTCGGATCTGGTGCTTGTGGCTGCCGGTTCTGGTCCGTCCACGCTCGGTATCCCGGATAGTGCAGGCATTCCAACCAGTATTGCGCATGAGGTCATCACGGTGCCTTACAATGATCTGGATAGCCTGAAAGCTGCACTGGAGCGCTGGGGTGATGATGTTGCCGCGGTCATGATTGAGCCGATTGTGGGTAACTTCGGTATGGTTATGCCGGAGCCCGGCTTCCTGGAGGGTCTCTGTGCCATGACACGTGCCAACGGCTCACTGGTTATCTATGACGAGGTTATTACAGCTTTCCGTTTCCATTACGGTTCTACACAGACGTACGCCGGACTCGATAATCATGCAGAAATTGAACCGGATCTGACGGCTCTTGGTAAAATTATTGGGGGCGGCCTGCCCATTGGTGCGTATGGCGGACGCAAACATGTCATGGAGCAGGTTGCTCCGCTCGGACCTGCTTATCAGGCAGGAACGATGGCTGGTAACCCTGCATCCATCTCGGCGGGTATCGCATGTCTGGAAGTCCTTCAAGGCGCGGGTGTATACGAGAAGATGGAACGCCTTGCTATCGACCTGACAGCAGGTCTGCAGGCTTCTGCTGACCGTCACGGGATTGCACTGACGATCAACCGGATTCGCGGGGCATTCTCCACCCATTTCTGTGACCACCCGGTTACGAACTATGATCATGCTCAAGACACGGATGGAGAACGGTTCGCTTCCTTCTTCCGTCACATGCTGGACCGCGGCATTAACCTGGCTCCGTCCAAGTACGAAGCTTGGTTCCTGACCACGGCTCATACAGACGAGGATATTCAAGCCACATTGGAAGCAGCAGAAGCATCCTTCAAAGCAATGGCTCAGGAATAAATAGATTCATTCCATTCACCTCAAAAAGCGTCCGACAAGTGATCAACTTGTACGGACGCTTTTGGTGTTTTTTGGATACAGTTGTTGAAAATTATCTCTGCCTGATCTGCAATTTCAGAATTTCCTCCCGGATCACCTGCATCCCTTCTTCGATTCGCTGCTTCGGCACATTGGAGATGTTCAATCGCAGCATCTGATCCTCATGCACCTGATATGTCCCCTC
Protein-coding sequences here:
- a CDS encoding glutamate-1-semialdehyde 2,1-aminomutase, with the protein product MKPSRSRSELLYAEALEHIVGGVNSPSRSFKAVGGGAPVFMKKAQGAHFWDVDDNRYIDYLAAYGPIVTGHAHPHITQAITEAAANGVLYGTPTELEIKLAKMLKEAIPSMDKVRFVNSGTEAVMTTIRVARAYTKRNKIVKFAGCYHGHSDLVLVAAGSGPSTLGIPDSAGIPTSIAHEVITVPYNDLDSLKAALERWGDDVAAVMIEPIVGNFGMVMPEPGFLEGLCAMTRANGSLVIYDEVITAFRFHYGSTQTYAGLDNHAEIEPDLTALGKIIGGGLPIGAYGGRKHVMEQVAPLGPAYQAGTMAGNPASISAGIACLEVLQGAGVYEKMERLAIDLTAGLQASADRHGIALTINRIRGAFSTHFCDHPVTNYDHAQDTDGERFASFFRHMLDRGINLAPSKYEAWFLTTAHTDEDIQATLEAAEASFKAMAQE